The region GGAGACACTCCTATTGAGGAATACTCCGCACTTACCCGAAAACTCATGGACGAAAATTGGACCTCCTTCCGTCTCAACAACGTCGGCCCGCCTGGCGCAGACTACGAAGGCAAAGAGGGTTCCATCTTAAATACGCGCGACTCGAGCGCAGCTATCAGTCAAGCCATCCTTGCCTGCCGCGAAACCGCAGGCCCCACCGCCATGATCGGCTGCGACATGCATCACCGGCTCACCATAGCGGAATCTGCCACCTTTCTCCAGCGTCTTCCATCGGGCACGCTCGATTACATTGAAGAACCGATTCGCGACGAGTCTCCCGAAGCTTACGAAGCACTCCGCAAACTGACAGATGTGCCTTTTGCCATTGGGGAGGAGTTCGCAAGCAAGTGGCAATTCAAACCCTATATCGAACGCAACATTCTACAGTTTGCCCGCGTGGATGTCTGCAATGTCGGCGGCCTGACCGAGTCGATGAAAGTGGCTGCCATGGCTGAGTCGAACTACATTGATCTGCTGCTTCACAATCCACTCGGACCCATTTGCACGGCCGCTTCGGTCCACTTGGCGGCAGCCATCCCGAACTTTTCCCACCTCGAGTCCCGTGAATCTCCCGTCGAACAACTTCCCACCAGCGACGCGGACGTTTTCACGCAGCGCCTGCAACTCGTTGGCAACGCCTACCCCGTTCCAACAGCTCCAGGCCTCGGCGTCGAAGTAGACGAATCCGTCTTGAAAAAAATGTCGGTCAAACTCTGGGAACCACCCCGCCTCTGGCGCTCCGACGGCAGCTACCAAAACTGGTAGCGGGCTCGAACCGGAAACATCTGTTACTCTTCTTCTATGCCTGATTCTTCTCCCCATTCACCCAACCGTACCCGCAAACGTTTCATCGTCCTGGCCATATTGTTTGGTTGTGTCTGGATCAACTACATGAACCGCACGAACATCTCGATCGCCGGCACCACGATACGGGACGACCTGGGAATAGATCCATTAAAAATGGGATTGGTTTTCGCTGCGTTCAGTATGACCTATGGTTGGTTACAAATTTCAGGCGGCGCACTCGTCGATGGTTTTAAAACACGCCCCTTTTACGCAGCTATCATGTTCCTCTGGTCATGCACTACGGTGCTTCAGGGATTTGTAAACTCACTATTCAGCTTGGTTGGTCTCAGACTATCTCTCGGATTTTTTCAGGCACCGTCCTATCCAGCTCACAACAAAATGGTCACCCGTTGGTTTCCCACCAACGAACGCGCTACAGCCATAGCAATTTATACCTCAGCTCAATTTTTAGTGATGGCTTTAATGCCACCCGTATTTGTTTTCCTAATGAAGGCAGTCACCTGGAAAGGACTGTTTATTGTTACAGGAGCCGTAAGCATCGTGGGAGCCTTCGTGATGTACGCAATTTACCGTGATCCGATGGATCACAAAACTGTCAGCCAAGAGGAGCTAGATCATATTGAATCCGGAGGCGGAATGATCAAAGACAAAGCCGCGGTAAAATACTCATGGACACAAATACTCGTCCTCGTCCTAGCACCGTTGGCTTTAATTTTCATCGGGTACAAATACTCTTGGAAAGGTGTATTACTTGTTGGAATCGTTAGCGCACTAGGAGCCTACATAGCCTACTCGATCAAAAAAGACCCCAGGAAGAGAAACCCACCCAACCGTGAAGATCTTTATCCAACCGAATTGGAAAGCGAGGAATCCAAGAACCACTCAGACCAAGGATCAAATCCTACTCAGTCGGATTTTAATTGGGCTGACTTTCTTGAGGCTTTCAAACACAAAAAGCTCTGGGGAGTGTACATAGGCCAATTTTGCCTGGGATCGTTGTTTGTTTTTTTTCTCACCTGGTTTCCTACATATTTGAAAGACACGCGCGGATTAACCCTGGAGGCCATGGGCT is a window of Verrucomicrobiota bacterium DNA encoding:
- a CDS encoding MFS transporter; the encoded protein is MPDSSPHSPNRTRKRFIVLAILFGCVWINYMNRTNISIAGTTIRDDLGIDPLKMGLVFAAFSMTYGWLQISGGALVDGFKTRPFYAAIMFLWSCTTVLQGFVNSLFSLVGLRLSLGFFQAPSYPAHNKMVTRWFPTNERATAIAIYTSAQFLVMALMPPVFVFLMKAVTWKGLFIVTGAVSIVGAFVMYAIYRDPMDHKTVSQEELDHIESGGGMIKDKAAVKYSWTQILVLVLAPLALIFIGYKYSWKGVLLVGIVSALGAYIAYSIKKDPRKRNPPNREDLYPTELESEESKNHSDQGSNPTQSDFNWADFLEAFKHKKLWGVYIGQFCLGSLFVFFLTWFPTYLKDTRGLTLEAMGYWTMIPPLGAFCGVLLSGYISDLLIKQGVSPGTSRKIPVLCGMVIGASIIGANYTDSTGMVIFFMTVALFGNGLASIAWVFISCIAPIRCMGMVGGVFNFIGNLAGISLPIIVGIFAKDGDFEPALIYIAIVSILGFCSYFFLVGKVERIELPER
- a CDS encoding mandelate racemase/muconate lactonizing enzyme family protein, which produces MKITAVIPYVAWIGFRNQLLVKVEADNGQYGWGESGLSGRELAVEGAVKHYREFLIGKDPRQIGGLWQEMYRSQYFEGGRILTAAISAIDIALYDLIAKTLEVPVYQLLGGAHRDRVECFASFPGDTPIEEYSALTRKLMDENWTSFRLNNVGPPGADYEGKEGSILNTRDSSAAISQAILACRETAGPTAMIGCDMHHRLTIAESATFLQRLPSGTLDYIEEPIRDESPEAYEALRKLTDVPFAIGEEFASKWQFKPYIERNILQFARVDVCNVGGLTESMKVAAMAESNYIDLLLHNPLGPICTAASVHLAAAIPNFSHLESRESPVEQLPTSDADVFTQRLQLVGNAYPVPTAPGLGVEVDESVLKKMSVKLWEPPRLWRSDGSYQNW